In the Malus domestica chromosome 16, GDT2T_hap1 genome, one interval contains:
- the LOC103416928 gene encoding protein GLUTAMINE DUMPER 3-like yields MAGREPFNVTARAPEMTTVQRSPWHSPVPYLFGGLAAMLGLIAFALLILACSYWRLSGYLENHENGSERDLEAGEGGESAQKVPPVFEEKILVIMAGDAKPTFLATPTSSRSSSFGDNTNNTCSCSQKTEKWVNVSETTADNKQGSSDGSDQHQVQVTDENRESMHEASDHSNQRKPFIYEKKKKMEMDACGTLYWVQRRR; encoded by the exons ATGGCAGGGAGAGAGCCTTTTAACGTGACAGCCAGAGCACCGGAGATGACGACGGTACAGAGGTCGCCGTGGCATTCCCCGGTGCCCTACTTGTTCGGTGGGCTGGCAGCCATGTTGGGTTTAATTGCGTTTGCGCTTCTGATCTTAGCATGCTCCTACTGGAGGCTCTCCGGCTACCTCGAAAACCATGAAAACGGATCAGAGCGGGACCTGGAAGCCGGAGAAGGCGGCGAGTCCGCCCAGAAAGTCCCGCCGGTATTCGAAGAGAAAATCTTGGTGATCATGGCCGGAGACGCTAAGCCAACTTTCTTGGCCACACCCACGTCAAGTAGGTCTTCATCTTTTGGCGACAATACTAACAACACTTGTAGCTGTAGCCAAAAGACTGAAAAGTGGGTGAACGTGAGTGAGACGACTGCTGACAACAAGCAAGGAAGTAGTGATGGAAGTGATCAGCATCAGGTACAAGTTACTGATGAGAACAGGGAGAGTATGCATGAGGCCTCAGATCACTCGAATCAGAGA AAACCATTTATAtatgagaaaaagaagaagatggagatgGATGCGTGTGGAACTTTGTATTGGgtgcagagaagaagatga